Within Streptomyces roseirectus, the genomic segment GTCCTTGAAGGCGGGGTGGACGCGGGAGAAGCCGGCCGGCTTGTAGGGGAGCAGGGCGCCCTCGTGCTTCCAGCGGGGGAAGTCCTGCAGGGTCTGCAGTTGCACGACGTCCGGGACGAGGGTGCCGGTGGCGAGCTGGTTGTCGATGCGGGCGTCGTGGAACTTGCTGTAGTCCACCACGATGTTGAGCGTGATGCCGGGGAACGCCTTCTCGAAGGCGGCCTTGTTGCCGTCCTGCTGGGTGGCGGTGTCGCCGCCGGCGTAGACGGTGAGGGTGCCGCCCTCCCTCATCGCCTCGCGGTACAGCTGATTCAGGCTCTTGGTCTCCTCACCGGACCTCGCGGCGTGTGCCGTTCCGGCGCCCAGTGCGATCCCGGCGGCCGTGAGCGAACCCGCGGCGAGTACCTGGCGTCGTCCGACTGGCATGGAGGGTCCCCTTTGGTGCGGTGCTGCAGTGCGATGGACGAGAGCGAAGATACCTTCCGATGCAGCATTACTTCAAACTTCAAACTGGGCACAGGGCTGATTCTTGTGGAGATTTTTCGTGCGGCGAGCGTCAGAGATTGCTGTACTGTCAGCTATATGGGTGAACTGCTGCACAACCACACGGTCGTCCTGTACGGCGACATCCTGCGGCTGACGGACGCGATCGGCGGACGGGCCGAGCGCACCATCCGCGAGGCTGCCGGACTGGGCGGTTCCGAGTTCGAAGTGCTCCTGCGCCTGGCCCGTCACCCGGAGAACCGGACCACGAGCGCTCGCCTGGCCGAGGACCTGTCGTTCACCTCGGGCGGGCTGACCCGGCTGATCGCCCGCATGGAGGAAGCCGGGCTGCTCGCCCGCCACCCCCACCCCGACGACCGCCGGGCCGCGCTCCTGGAAGCCACCGCGAAAGGCCGTGAGCTGCTGGAGCGGGCCCTCGCCGTGCACGTCCCGCAGCTGACCGCCGACCTCGTGGAGCCGCTCACCCTGGTCGAGCGGCTGATGCTGCGCGAGCTGGTGACCAAGCTGCTGGCCCACTCCGCGCGCGGCACGGTGCAAGGGCCCGCACGGCCGTAACCCGGGCGTGCCTGGCCGACCGCGATTGTCAGGCCCAGGCCGGTGCCGTCCCCCGGCACGGTGGTACGGAACCGCTGAGAGCCGGAGGCGTGCAGGACGGCGCCATCGTCCTCCGCGACGATCACCGTGGCCTCGGCGACCACCGAGGAGACCAGGGCGGCACCTGGCCGTTGGGCGACGTGAGCGAGTCGTGCGGGGAGGTTGTGGAAGGTCCGTTCTCTTCCGAGCGCAGGGGCCGGAGGCCGAGGCCACGGATCAGGTGAGCTCGCGCTTGACGACCTTGCCGGTCGAGGTCGGCGGGAGCGCGTCGACGAACTGCACGAGGCATGGGTACTTGTAGCCCGCGAACTGCGCCTTGCTCCAGGTGATGAACTCGTTCTCGCTGGTGGGGTCGCCGGGCTTCTTGACGACGACCGCCTTGATCTCCTCGCCGTGCGACTCGTGCGGGACGCCGATGACCGCGACCATGGAGACGGCCGGGTGCTGCATGAGCACCTCCTCTGGCTCGCGGGGGGACGCGTTGAACCCGCCGCGGATGATCATGTCCTTGGAGCGATCGACGATGTAGTAATAGCCGTCCTCGTCCTCGCGTCCGAGGTCGCCGGAGCGGAACCAGCCGTCCCTGATGGCCTCGGCGGTCGCCTCCGGCCGGTTGTAGTAACCCTTCATCACGTTGTGACCCTTGACCGCGATCTCGCCGATTTGGCCGGGCGTGTCCTTGGCGTCGGACCAGTCGTCCTTGATCAGCTTCATCTGGACGCCCGGGATCGGGACGCCGACCGA encodes:
- a CDS encoding MarR family winged helix-turn-helix transcriptional regulator, producing MGELLHNHTVVLYGDILRLTDAIGGRAERTIREAAGLGGSEFEVLLRLARHPENRTTSARLAEDLSFTSGGLTRLIARMEEAGLLARHPHPDDRRAALLEATAKGRELLERALAVHVPQLTADLVEPLTLVERLMLRELVTKLLAHSARGTVQGPARP
- a CDS encoding AMP-binding enzyme — encoded protein: MKGYYNRPEATAEAIRDGWFRSGDLGREDEDGYYYIVDRSKDMIIRGGFNASPREPEEVLMQHPAVSMVAVIGVPHESHGEEIKAVVVKKPGDPTSENEFITWSKAQFAGYKYPCLVQFVDALPPTSTGKVVKRELT